One genomic segment of Caldimonas brevitalea includes these proteins:
- a CDS encoding alpha-amylase family glycosyl hydrolase: MRYRPLSRRLALSLLLAAALAGCTATPPAPAAATATATAAAPAPAVPVAVPGSFADNPIVYFVVTDRFLNGNPANDHAYGRQRDGEQDIGTFHGGDLKGLTQKLREGYFRALGVNALWITAPYEQIHGWTVGGQKEFKHYAYHGYYALDYTVLDRNMGTPEELREMVDEAHAQGIRVLFDVVMNHPGYLDLQTARDLGLKVLWPGAEQATLRDQHSYIDYNNFAFGDWWGRDWVRADLPGYLPGGRDDLTMQVAYLPDFRTDHPAPVKLPKFLRDKADTRATDLPGTSVRGYLVHWLTQWVREYGIDGFRADTVKHVEPDAWRELKAAGVKALAEWKRENPSRKIDDAPFWMVGEYWGHGARRSELHGAGFDAMLDFDFQQRGGQFDQPEALFAEYAQVYAGRPGFNNLAYVSSHDTTLFDRSRLFAAGTALMLAPGGVQIYYGDETGRPAGPAPKGDPQQATRSDMNWAAIDTGLLDHWRKLTRFRARHVALARGEHRQLQDRPYAFTRHDAATGDRVVVVMGVTAPLVLDVSGSFAEGETLQDAYSGRTVTVRGGKVSLPEARLVLLERWAAPAARSR; this comes from the coding sequence ATGCGCTACCGTCCGCTCTCGCGCCGCCTGGCCCTGTCGCTGCTGCTCGCCGCCGCGCTGGCCGGCTGCACCGCCACCCCGCCGGCTCCCGCCGCTGCAACTGCAACTGCTACTGCTGCTGCGCCCGCACCTGCTGTGCCGGTGGCGGTCCCCGGCAGTTTTGCCGACAACCCCATCGTCTACTTCGTCGTGACCGACCGTTTTCTCAACGGCAACCCGGCGAACGACCATGCTTACGGACGCCAGCGCGACGGCGAGCAGGACATCGGCACCTTCCATGGCGGCGACCTGAAGGGGCTGACGCAGAAGCTGCGCGAAGGATATTTCCGGGCGCTGGGCGTGAACGCCTTGTGGATCACCGCACCGTATGAACAGATCCACGGCTGGACCGTCGGTGGGCAGAAAGAGTTCAAGCACTACGCCTACCACGGCTACTACGCGCTCGACTACACGGTGCTCGACCGCAACATGGGCACCCCGGAGGAACTGCGCGAGATGGTCGACGAGGCGCATGCCCAGGGCATTCGTGTGCTGTTCGACGTGGTGATGAACCACCCCGGCTACCTCGACCTGCAGACCGCGCGCGACCTCGGCCTCAAGGTGCTATGGCCTGGCGCGGAGCAGGCGACGCTGCGCGACCAGCACAGCTACATCGACTACAACAACTTCGCCTTCGGCGACTGGTGGGGACGCGACTGGGTGCGCGCCGACCTGCCCGGCTACCTTCCAGGCGGGCGCGACGACCTGACGATGCAGGTCGCCTACCTGCCCGATTTCCGCACCGATCACCCGGCGCCGGTCAAACTGCCCAAGTTCCTGCGCGACAAGGCCGACACCCGGGCGACAGACCTGCCCGGCACCTCGGTTCGCGGCTACCTGGTGCACTGGTTGACGCAGTGGGTGCGCGAGTACGGCATCGACGGCTTCCGCGCCGACACGGTGAAGCACGTCGAGCCCGACGCGTGGCGCGAGCTGAAGGCCGCCGGCGTGAAGGCGCTGGCCGAGTGGAAGCGCGAGAACCCGAGCCGCAAGATCGACGATGCGCCGTTCTGGATGGTGGGCGAATACTGGGGCCATGGCGCCCGCCGGAGCGAACTGCACGGGGCGGGCTTCGACGCGATGCTCGATTTCGACTTCCAGCAGCGTGGCGGCCAGTTCGACCAGCCCGAGGCCTTGTTTGCCGAATACGCCCAGGTCTACGCCGGCCGCCCCGGCTTCAACAACCTGGCCTATGTGTCGTCCCACGACACCACCTTGTTCGACCGCAGCCGGCTGTTCGCCGCCGGCACCGCGCTGATGCTCGCGCCCGGCGGCGTGCAGATCTACTACGGCGACGAGACCGGCCGCCCCGCCGGCCCCGCCCCGAAAGGCGACCCGCAGCAGGCGACGCGGTCCGACATGAACTGGGCCGCCATCGACACAGGCCTGCTCGACCACTGGCGCAAGCTGACGCGCTTCCGCGCCCGCCATGTGGCGCTCGCGCGTGGCGAACACCGCCAATTGCAAGACCGCCCCTACGCCTTCACCCGCCACGATGCCGCCACCGGCGACCGGGTGGTGGTGGTGATGGGCGTGACGGCCCCGCTGGTACTCGACGTCAGCGGCAGTTTTGCCGAAGGCGAGACCCTGCAGGACGCCTACAGCGGCCGCACAGTGACGGTGCGCGGCGGCAAGGTGAGCCTGCCCGAGGCACGTTTGGTCCTGCTCGAACGGTGGGCCGCCCCAGCCGCCCGCTCACGCTGA